In Campylobacter mucosalis, a single window of DNA contains:
- a CDS encoding response regulator transcription factor produces MVNVLMIEDDAEFAQILSEYLENFNIKVTNFEDPYLGISAGIKNFDLLILDLTLPGIDGLEVCKEIRAKYDIPIIISSARSDISDKVVGLQLGADDYLPKPYDPKEMYARITSLIRRYKKTNEVVEEVADSAFRIDEKRHEIFFNNESLVLTPAEFEILSYLIKQHSFSVSREQLVYNCKSLKDKDSKSLDVIIGRLRAKIGDSSKSPKHIFSVRGIGYKLIG; encoded by the coding sequence ATGGTAAATGTTTTAATGATAGAAGATGATGCTGAATTTGCTCAGATTTTATCTGAGTATTTGGAGAATTTTAATATCAAGGTCACAAATTTTGAAGACCCATATTTGGGCATTAGTGCTGGTATTAAGAATTTTGATCTGCTTATACTTGACCTTACGCTTCCAGGTATTGACGGACTTGAGGTTTGCAAAGAAATTCGTGCAAAATATGACATACCTATCATCATTAGCTCTGCTCGTTCAGACATTAGTGATAAGGTTGTCGGACTTCAGCTTGGGGCTGATGACTATTTGCCAAAACCTTACGATCCAAAAGAGATGTATGCTCGTATCACAAGCCTAATACGCAGATATAAAAAGACCAACGAAGTTGTAGAAGAGGTCGCAGATAGCGCGTTTAGGATAGACGAAAAGCGTCATGAAATTTTCTTTAATAATGAATCGCTAGTTCTAACTCCTGCTGAGTTTGAAATTCTAAGCTATCTTATAAAGCAACATAGTTTTTCTGTGTCTCGTGAGCAATTAGTTTATAACTGCAAAAGCTTAAAAGATAAGGATTCAAAGAGTCTTGATGTTATTATCGGACGCTTAAGAGCTAAAATCGGCGATAGCTCAAAGTCGCCAAAACACATATTTTCGGTGCGTGGTATAGGCTATAAACTAATCGGATGA